One Leptospira bouyouniensis DNA window includes the following coding sequences:
- a CDS encoding copper chaperone PCu(A)C, producing MRVIAVTHLIINLIEVLLFRKVNTTNLGILLLIQVNLFSFCHKSNVSQTLWTIPVPDVAKTTAVYGEIQNPSDNEITIVALESNEYKKVEFHTMVLDNEGIMRMKKMEFPISLKPKEIIKLERGGSHLMLYDKQTTKEKLMITIQYSNGTMEKHVVEKKSL from the coding sequence ATGAGAGTGATTGCGGTCACCCATTTGATTATTAATCTCATCGAGGTTCTCTTGTTCCGAAAGGTAAATACTACAAATTTAGGAATTCTGTTACTAATTCAAGTCAATTTGTTTAGTTTTTGTCACAAATCGAATGTTAGCCAGACTTTATGGACCATACCTGTGCCTGATGTAGCAAAAACAACTGCTGTTTATGGAGAAATCCAAAATCCCTCAGACAATGAGATCACAATTGTTGCACTCGAAAGTAACGAATACAAAAAAGTAGAATTCCATACAATGGTTTTAGATAATGAAGGGATTATGAGGATGAAGAAAATGGAATTTCCCATTTCTCTAAAACCAAAAGAAATCATCAAGTTGGAGAGAGGTGGCTCTCATCTTATGTTATACGATAAACAAACTACGAAGGAAAAATTAATGATCACGATCCAATATTCAAATGGAACAATGGAAAAACATGTGGTCGAAAAAAAATCTTTATGA
- a CDS encoding SCO family protein — protein MNYSKFIKILFVSFLIFSFHRCGSGIELTELPIGGNIDAIDKFGKRVNLQEFREPVLLVFFGYTYCPDFCPNTLAKIKAATEGFSEADKNKFRVVFVSIDPERDSTETVTKYVQFYIPNAVGYSFDANTTSQILKQYAAYVEKSKDGLSFDHSTYLYVLDSQRKTRKLIKSTDGKDVITKTILSLGGDSVQTK, from the coding sequence ATGAATTATTCTAAATTTATCAAAATCCTTTTCGTTTCATTTTTGATATTTAGTTTTCACCGATGTGGATCTGGTATTGAGCTCACCGAACTTCCTATTGGCGGAAATATTGATGCCATTGACAAGTTTGGAAAAAGGGTAAATTTGCAAGAATTCCGAGAACCAGTATTACTGGTTTTTTTTGGATATACTTACTGTCCTGATTTTTGTCCTAACACACTTGCCAAAATCAAAGCAGCGACAGAAGGTTTTTCGGAAGCAGATAAAAACAAATTTCGGGTAGTGTTTGTTTCAATCGACCCGGAAAGGGATTCCACAGAAACTGTGACCAAGTATGTACAATTTTATATTCCAAATGCAGTTGGTTATAGTTTTGATGCAAATACTACAAGCCAAATCTTAAAACAATATGCTGCCTACGTCGAGAAATCAAAAGATGGACTTTCGTTTGATCACTCGACGTATCTCTACGTTTTGGATTCCCAGAGGAAAACTCGGAAACTCATCAAATCAACCGATGGGAAAGATGTGATCACAAAAACAATACTTTCTTTAGGCGGCGATTCCGTTCAAACGAAGTAA
- a CDS encoding M3 family metallopeptidase: MFPEFHSNNLAQKESAILEKMESNKQLIQSLLKQPNISFQNFLKPYQRVQTELGDLVTEVSHLNSVKNNEESQTIYSRLLPKLSEYYTDLGQNEEIFSALLQIQTSDKTINEEQNKVLENEIRDFRLSGVGLNLATKEELKNIRIKLSDLTNQFSQNVLNATNAFALYLKEEDVTSIPESDKISAKQPDGTYKFTLHFPSYIAYMTYGENRQVRKQLYDAYCTRAPENGKLIEEILSLRDKEAKLLGFETYAHLSLATKVANSPEEVIQFLDHLGKKAKPIAEKEYKEIKSFAKKLGQDDLEPWDLTFYSEKLKKESFSYDEEIYRPYLEKETVIQGTFQFLEKLLGVTFKQTQTNVWEPTVLCYDLVVEGKTRSRLYLDLEVRSDKKGGAWMHNWKPHFQDETGKTELPIAFVVASFPKATDNQPSLLRPSDVVTLFHELGHALHHLLSQVKEAFVSGVNGVEWDAVEFPSQFLENFVYEPKVLQLFAKHYQTKEPIPNSYIETMVKAKNFMSAMGVVRQLEFAKFDMLVHKEKPTEERVQEILNQVRNEIAVVLPPTYNKFQNSFTHIFAGGYAAGYYSYKWAELLSANAFYSFVDKGVFDLEHAAHFRKTVLEKGGSANAMNLFRDFYGKDPDIEALLRLNGIAA, encoded by the coding sequence ATGTTTCCAGAATTTCATTCGAATAATTTAGCCCAAAAAGAATCTGCCATTTTAGAAAAAATGGAGTCGAACAAACAACTTATCCAATCCTTACTCAAACAACCAAATATATCCTTTCAAAATTTTTTAAAACCTTACCAAAGGGTTCAAACTGAACTTGGAGATTTGGTTACGGAAGTGTCTCATCTCAACTCGGTAAAAAATAATGAAGAAAGCCAAACGATCTATAGTCGATTATTACCCAAACTCAGTGAATATTATACTGACCTTGGCCAAAATGAAGAAATTTTTTCTGCACTCTTACAAATACAAACCTCTGACAAAACAATTAACGAAGAACAAAATAAAGTTTTGGAAAACGAAATAAGGGACTTTCGATTATCAGGTGTTGGTCTTAACTTGGCAACAAAAGAAGAACTAAAAAACATCCGTATCAAATTATCTGACTTAACGAATCAGTTTTCACAGAATGTGCTGAATGCTACAAATGCTTTTGCTCTTTATTTAAAAGAAGAAGATGTTACATCCATTCCGGAAAGCGACAAAATTTCAGCAAAACAACCAGATGGTACATATAAGTTCACTCTTCACTTTCCATCTTACATCGCTTATATGACATATGGTGAAAACCGACAGGTTCGAAAACAACTGTATGATGCCTACTGCACGAGAGCTCCAGAGAATGGAAAACTCATAGAAGAAATTTTATCCTTACGAGACAAAGAAGCAAAACTTTTGGGATTTGAAACTTACGCCCATTTGAGTTTAGCGACAAAAGTTGCGAACAGTCCAGAAGAAGTGATACAATTCTTAGACCATCTCGGGAAAAAAGCAAAACCAATCGCCGAAAAAGAATATAAAGAGATCAAATCGTTCGCAAAAAAACTCGGACAAGATGATTTAGAACCTTGGGATCTCACTTTCTATTCAGAAAAATTAAAAAAAGAATCATTTTCCTATGATGAAGAAATTTACCGCCCCTATTTAGAAAAAGAAACAGTCATCCAAGGAACCTTTCAATTTTTAGAAAAATTACTTGGAGTTACCTTTAAACAAACACAAACAAACGTTTGGGAACCGACTGTTCTCTGTTATGATCTCGTTGTGGAAGGAAAAACAAGATCCAGATTGTATCTTGATTTAGAAGTTCGAAGTGATAAAAAAGGTGGGGCCTGGATGCACAACTGGAAACCACACTTCCAAGATGAAACAGGAAAAACAGAACTACCCATCGCCTTCGTTGTAGCAAGTTTTCCAAAAGCCACCGACAACCAACCAAGTTTACTAAGACCAAGCGATGTCGTAACCTTATTCCATGAATTGGGTCATGCCCTGCACCACTTACTTTCTCAGGTAAAGGAAGCCTTTGTGAGTGGAGTCAATGGTGTAGAATGGGATGCTGTGGAATTCCCATCTCAATTTTTAGAAAACTTTGTGTATGAACCTAAGGTATTACAACTTTTTGCTAAACACTACCAAACAAAAGAACCAATTCCTAACTCCTATATCGAAACAATGGTGAAAGCAAAAAACTTTATGTCTGCTATGGGAGTTGTAAGACAGTTAGAATTTGCAAAATTTGATATGTTGGTTCATAAAGAAAAACCAACAGAAGAAAGAGTACAAGAAATTCTAAACCAAGTAAGAAACGAAATTGCAGTTGTGCTTCCTCCTACTTACAACAAATTCCAAAATTCATTTACACATATCTTTGCTGGTGGTTATGCGGCAGGATATTACTCTTATAAATGGGCGGAACTACTATCGGCCAATGCATTTTATTCATTTGTCGATAAAGGTGTTTTTGATTTGGAACACGCAGCGCATTTCCGAAAAACAGTGTTGGAAAAAGGTGGGTCAGCCAATGCCATGAATCTTTTCAGAGACTTCTATGGCAAAGATCCAGACATCGAAGCGTTACTTCGTTTGAACGGAATCGCCGCCTAA
- a CDS encoding thiol-disulfide oxidoreductase DCC family protein has protein sequence MPPEKRKIVFFDGVCHLCMGSVQFLLKQNKKESLFFSAIGSQTFSDLISEGEKNSLPDSIIYWNEGKIFVESDAILGIAYELGFPWNLSLIFWIIPRGLRNFFYRFIAKHRYQWFGKAESCMVPTPEVKRRFLN, from the coding sequence ATGCCACCGGAAAAAAGGAAAATTGTATTCTTCGATGGGGTTTGCCATCTATGTATGGGTTCAGTTCAATTTTTATTAAAACAGAACAAAAAAGAATCCTTATTTTTTTCGGCTATTGGTTCACAAACCTTTTCAGATCTAATCTCAGAAGGCGAAAAAAATTCATTACCTGATAGCATCATCTATTGGAACGAAGGGAAAATTTTTGTGGAATCGGATGCCATTCTTGGTATTGCGTATGAGTTAGGATTCCCATGGAATCTAAGTTTGATCTTTTGGATCATTCCAAGAGGGTTACGCAATTTTTTTTATCGCTTCATTGCCAAACATAGATACCAGTGGTTTGGCAAAGCAGAAAGTTGTATGGTTCCTACTCCTGAAGTGAAACGACGGTTCCTAAACTAA
- a CDS encoding ArnT family glycosyltransferase — protein sequence MTFFTPKRTFLILLFPFVVYLLLGNASPLIDQDEAAYAGFARTMSESGDYLQIEFPYSTPHKKPPLHFWIISFLFQIFGTNEFVLRLFPSLCILGTSLLTYHLASVMFNSRTALYAFSILSFSLYFPLNGKIALVDSLLVFFGMLGFTSLHHFIRTEKWFYACIFWFAVGLGVLAKGPPILIFLGGTCFLLLFFSKIRPTIWKLQPWFGLPLAILPILAWGYLSWQKDGGTLIRWMIDWYILRRATNPVFGQSGPPGTYFVLFVVTLFPWSRVYLSFLKEMFWRLVSHMNAKTIKDSIFSSFRNGILLPLSPRSYLMIGLVFSWVFYEFLSSKLPSYPLSAYPILSILLAEQLSKKHNQIYLYRLYLTTSLVMIFIITFLILPKFSDMRTETKKLAYTIQKSLEPNETLFSFGGLGIPSFAFYLHQPIKEIGFDEIMTIKGTILLTESDRLMLDSMGIKLELLGEPISLYVYDRNKTLQLRLVRSNP from the coding sequence GTGACATTTTTCACTCCAAAACGTACATTTTTAATCCTACTGTTTCCCTTCGTGGTGTATCTTTTACTTGGTAATGCCTCACCCTTAATCGACCAGGATGAAGCAGCTTATGCGGGTTTTGCAAGGACCATGTCCGAATCAGGAGATTATTTACAAATAGAATTCCCATATTCTACCCCACATAAAAAACCTCCTTTGCATTTTTGGATCATTTCTTTTTTATTCCAAATTTTCGGTACAAACGAATTCGTATTGAGACTGTTTCCAAGTTTATGTATTCTCGGAACTTCACTCCTAACATACCATCTAGCTTCTGTTATGTTCAATAGCAGGACCGCACTGTATGCTTTTAGTATCTTAAGTTTTTCTTTGTACTTTCCATTAAATGGTAAAATAGCACTCGTTGATTCGTTGTTAGTGTTTTTTGGAATGCTTGGATTTACCTCCCTACACCATTTTATACGAACTGAGAAATGGTTCTATGCTTGTATCTTTTGGTTTGCAGTGGGACTCGGAGTGCTAGCAAAAGGTCCTCCTATATTGATATTTCTAGGAGGAACTTGTTTTCTCTTGTTATTTTTTTCAAAGATTCGACCCACCATATGGAAACTGCAACCATGGTTTGGTTTACCTTTGGCAATACTACCAATCTTGGCATGGGGTTATCTCTCCTGGCAAAAAGATGGAGGCACACTGATTCGTTGGATGATTGACTGGTACATTCTAAGACGTGCCACAAACCCAGTGTTTGGACAATCGGGACCACCAGGCACCTATTTTGTGTTATTTGTTGTGACATTGTTCCCTTGGAGCCGTGTCTATCTTTCTTTTTTAAAAGAAATGTTTTGGAGATTAGTTTCTCATATGAATGCCAAAACTATCAAAGATTCAATTTTTTCATCCTTTCGGAATGGAATTCTTTTGCCACTGTCACCACGTTCTTATTTGATGATTGGTCTTGTATTTTCTTGGGTATTTTATGAGTTTTTATCGAGTAAGTTACCTTCTTATCCTTTAAGCGCATATCCAATCTTATCTATTTTACTTGCTGAACAGTTGTCGAAGAAACACAACCAAATCTATTTGTACCGATTGTATCTAACAACTTCCTTAGTGATGATTTTCATCATTACTTTCTTGATTTTACCAAAATTTAGCGATATGAGAACAGAAACAAAAAAATTAGCGTATACAATTCAAAAGTCATTAGAACCAAATGAGACCTTGTTTTCGTTTGGTGGTCTAGGTATTCCAAGTTTTGCTTTTTACTTACACCAACCCATAAAAGAAATTGGGTTTGATGAAATTATGACAATAAAAGGAACCATACTTCTAACAGAATCGGACAGACTTATGTTAGACTCAATGGGAATCAAACTAGAATTGTTAGGCGAACCGATTTCCCTATATGTATATGATCGGAACAAAACTTTACAATTGCGACTTGTGAGATCAAATCCTTAG
- a CDS encoding phosphoesterase, translating into MLLHVPGPTLTSEEKLTRPSLWKYRYPLFALALLGILCFYQLAVVLLLRKSHSQQTKPFSGTLISNPYQNWKVGSREKISLHAHSDEVWFTPERHTIKEIVGEYQKEGFSNIAITDYGQISNTEDPNYIRGMEWGQNIKKRHILAIGIQKAFYDFFPIYASRENLNWVMDRMKKLGGYVILPHPKLFDSYSREEMLSLEGFQAVEVYSPYGDDTKILDNLLSVGKNVHCMASDDLHYFSESIVKNFDQPFWKDMIQTLGHQRGRKGESFLRYIVTNSGVKDQDAVLQALNEGSFYCVKKFFQGAEDPKVPEIHVNAKNQIQVKAEERYLEIRFIGKLGEVLQISPDTNIATYQIQESDPYVRVELIALTGSIVSNAIIRNK; encoded by the coding sequence ATGTTACTGCACGTTCCAGGGCCCACTCTTACATCTGAAGAGAAACTCACAAGGCCTTCCCTTTGGAAGTATCGATATCCTTTATTTGCCCTCGCCCTTCTGGGTATTTTATGTTTTTACCAATTGGCAGTCGTTCTTTTACTCCGCAAATCGCATTCACAACAAACAAAACCATTTTCAGGTACGTTAATTTCGAACCCCTACCAAAACTGGAAAGTAGGTTCTCGTGAGAAAATTTCCTTACATGCACACTCTGATGAAGTATGGTTCACACCAGAACGACATACAATCAAAGAAATTGTAGGTGAATATCAAAAAGAAGGTTTTTCAAATATCGCTATCACCGACTACGGACAAATTTCAAATACCGAAGACCCAAACTATATCCGCGGGATGGAATGGGGACAAAACATTAAAAAAAGACATATCCTGGCAATTGGGATCCAAAAAGCATTTTATGATTTTTTCCCGATTTATGCATCCAGAGAAAACCTGAATTGGGTAATGGATCGTATGAAAAAGTTAGGTGGTTATGTAATTTTACCACATCCCAAATTATTTGATTCTTATTCCAGAGAAGAAATGTTATCTCTTGAAGGTTTTCAAGCTGTAGAAGTATATTCTCCATATGGCGATGATACTAAGATATTAGATAACCTTTTGAGTGTTGGGAAAAATGTTCATTGTATGGCAAGTGATGATCTACATTATTTTTCAGAAAGTATTGTAAAAAACTTTGACCAACCATTCTGGAAAGACATGATCCAAACTCTTGGCCACCAAAGAGGTAGGAAAGGGGAAAGTTTTTTACGTTACATTGTTACAAATTCGGGAGTTAAAGACCAGGATGCCGTATTGCAGGCATTAAATGAAGGATCTTTCTACTGTGTGAAAAAATTCTTTCAAGGTGCAGAGGATCCAAAAGTTCCAGAAATCCATGTGAATGCCAAAAACCAAATCCAAGTGAAAGCTGAAGAAAGGTATTTGGAAATTCGATTCATAGGAAAACTGGGAGAAGTGTTACAAATTAGCCCCGATACCAATATTGCCACTTACCAAATACAAGAATCAGATCCTTATGTGCGAGTGGAACTGATTGCTTTGACAGGATCTATTGTGTCGAATGCAATCATAAGAAACAAATAA
- a CDS encoding LIC_12337 family protein yields MKKLLLLFLFLSVSFQFSDFHKQTRKSSHTILSEMLAETIHIGFGSEKLWSATSADNWGFVRQSATWARGNSGIIDSLILALKNAGYFNNPGETRTDVLTNVNLSGFGSATLTIKINTPTANIASTAYTGNKTFNHFFEIKKTGASTPSLQLFFDDPSTTLGNDGALVYYRLVDFGNPQFANVGDVITESYTGNESVYGTKFQTYTWRNGPENASWISKHGRVVLTEVDSGRQLCFRSVVRLSFTKLKEINPSGAAGLDQLKTACGGSDNIYYVLAYMQKFDSPFQTTAKATFTTLATKAETICNLPASSFAGAKLSYGIFNINGYVTDQLTADQVPADYPSPTVGGTDFMSVDEAFNRTYVALGASIAGQAALGTVKQYEETSKAYFDAFDGSAQNLSFK; encoded by the coding sequence ATGAAAAAACTCCTATTACTCTTTTTATTTTTAAGTGTTAGTTTTCAATTTTCCGACTTTCACAAACAAACAAGAAAATCCTCTCACACCATCCTTTCTGAAATGTTAGCGGAAACGATTCATATAGGTTTTGGATCAGAAAAACTTTGGTCTGCCACAAGTGCAGATAACTGGGGTTTTGTGAGGCAATCTGCCACTTGGGCACGTGGAAACTCTGGCATCATCGATAGTTTGATCCTAGCTCTAAAAAATGCAGGTTACTTCAATAATCCAGGAGAAACCAGGACCGATGTTTTAACCAATGTCAATCTGAGCGGATTTGGTTCCGCAACACTTACCATCAAAATCAATACACCAACGGCAAATATCGCTTCCACTGCATACACTGGGAACAAAACTTTTAATCATTTTTTTGAGATCAAAAAAACTGGTGCTTCCACCCCTTCTCTACAATTATTTTTTGATGATCCGAGTACTACATTAGGAAATGATGGTGCACTCGTCTATTACCGGTTAGTTGATTTTGGGAACCCTCAATTCGCTAATGTGGGAGATGTGATCACCGAAAGTTACACTGGAAACGAATCTGTTTACGGAACCAAATTCCAAACCTATACTTGGCGAAATGGCCCAGAAAATGCTTCGTGGATCAGTAAACATGGTCGTGTGGTGTTAACTGAAGTGGATTCAGGTAGACAACTTTGTTTTCGTTCGGTAGTTCGATTGAGTTTTACAAAATTAAAAGAAATCAATCCATCGGGTGCTGCTGGATTAGACCAATTGAAAACTGCATGTGGTGGTAGTGATAATATCTATTATGTTTTAGCCTATATGCAAAAGTTTGATTCCCCCTTCCAAACAACAGCAAAAGCAACTTTTACGACACTGGCAACAAAAGCAGAAACAATCTGCAATTTACCAGCATCTAGTTTCGCCGGAGCAAAACTTTCGTATGGAATCTTTAATATCAATGGGTATGTGACTGACCAACTCACCGCAGACCAAGTTCCAGCCGATTATCCGAGCCCCACTGTAGGAGGGACTGATTTTATGTCAGTCGACGAAGCGTTCAATCGAACCTACGTTGCCTTGGGAGCAAGTATTGCAGGCCAAGCTGCGCTCGGCACAGTGAAACAATACGAAGAAACTTCCAAAGCGTACTTTGATGCCTTTGACGGATCTGCTCAAAATTTATCGTTTAAATGA
- a CDS encoding DUF4384 domain-containing protein — translation MKRFLIIFSAAILSIFSVDRIGTTPVYKIAVEAYPSTDESRTLRDFIKEQIQSTGRGVVTVTFPDTEERTWEFDKRGDATEETKTNLQALTQVDKLLLVSMEDGQALISFVDVLHETLEYRNALPESLSKTLVSDFLSYLDKKNIYLALSHTGASATSQVKINSLKSTYVAGEPIRFEIETTEDNYVYVVLIPENQKGEPVLLFPNQMQNDNFVRKGERVTIPDKRISFKASETPSKDRIRAFVTREEWKEFQLRGKKEDSFYRLLPPAVTGTKTLARSLTPPPTLTSPIEQSLVTEWEYEILSR, via the coding sequence ATGAAACGTTTTTTGATCATTTTCTCGGCTGCCATCTTATCAATATTCTCTGTTGATCGGATCGGCACAACACCAGTCTACAAAATTGCCGTGGAAGCTTACCCTTCCACAGATGAGAGTAGAACCTTACGTGATTTTATCAAAGAACAAATCCAATCCACAGGTAGAGGAGTCGTCACTGTCACGTTTCCGGATACGGAAGAAAGAACATGGGAATTTGACAAACGTGGCGATGCAACGGAAGAAACAAAAACCAATCTCCAAGCATTGACCCAAGTGGATAAGTTGCTTCTTGTATCCATGGAAGATGGTCAGGCGCTTATTTCGTTTGTCGATGTTTTACACGAAACTTTGGAATATCGCAATGCACTGCCTGAATCACTTTCGAAAACCCTTGTTTCCGATTTCTTAAGTTACTTAGATAAAAAAAATATCTACTTAGCTCTTTCCCACACGGGAGCAAGTGCCACTTCCCAAGTAAAAATCAATTCTCTCAAATCTACTTATGTAGCGGGTGAACCGATTCGTTTTGAAATTGAAACCACAGAAGACAATTATGTTTACGTGGTCCTTATCCCTGAAAACCAAAAGGGAGAACCTGTTTTACTTTTCCCAAACCAAATGCAAAATGATAATTTTGTGAGAAAAGGGGAACGAGTCACCATACCAGACAAACGAATCTCTTTCAAAGCCTCAGAGACACCGTCTAAAGACCGCATCCGTGCCTTTGTCACAAGAGAAGAATGGAAAGAATTCCAACTCCGTGGCAAAAAGGAAGATTCCTTTTACCGATTGTTACCACCTGCTGTGACAGGTACGAAAACATTAGCTCGTTCCCTAACTCCTCCACCGACTCTCACCTCTCCCATCGAACAGAGTCTTGTGACCGAATGGGAATACGAAATCCTATCTCGTTAA
- a CDS encoding FecR family protein, which yields MIRLIPFFLFFLTATTVFADEVGVVSFIQGKNYLSGPRFKKAKEPVKLGSVLKKGDTITSEDGTCEIQLATQATIRLSKYSSLRIDDLLNPKTKSTTLNLVGGKLFVKAHKPANGGPSDAQLSVVNPSFVAGVRGTEFLVATPNQGGEDEELKDVETGVYVNEGTVAVSPDKKGKQTLVRENEEVVVSGKELKKQILDEFVKEKMHIFEQFKAIKEENYQRIKEQYEKNDQIMNDYKGQG from the coding sequence ATGATTCGTTTGATTCCCTTCTTTTTGTTTTTCCTTACCGCCACCACCGTATTTGCTGATGAAGTAGGAGTGGTAAGTTTCATCCAAGGAAAAAATTACCTTTCCGGCCCACGTTTTAAGAAAGCAAAAGAGCCAGTCAAATTAGGGAGTGTCCTAAAAAAGGGCGATACCATCACATCAGAAGATGGAACTTGCGAAATCCAGTTGGCTACACAAGCAACCATCCGACTCTCAAAATATTCTTCACTTCGCATTGATGATTTACTGAATCCCAAAACAAAATCCACGACTCTCAATTTAGTTGGCGGAAAATTATTCGTAAAAGCTCATAAACCTGCAAACGGCGGACCTAGTGACGCTCAACTCAGCGTTGTCAACCCAAGTTTTGTGGCAGGTGTCCGTGGGACAGAATTCCTCGTTGCGACTCCGAACCAAGGTGGTGAAGACGAAGAATTAAAAGATGTTGAAACGGGAGTTTATGTGAATGAAGGTACTGTTGCAGTCAGTCCTGATAAAAAAGGCAAACAAACCTTAGTGCGTGAAAATGAAGAAGTAGTTGTCTCTGGCAAAGAATTGAAAAAACAAATTTTAGATGAATTTGTGAAAGAAAAAATGCACATCTTCGAACAGTTCAAAGCCATCAAAGAAGAAAACTACCAACGCATCAAAGAACAATACGAAAAAAATGATCAGATCATGAACGACTACAAAGGCCAAGGTTAA
- a CDS encoding TolC family protein: MWRIFGTSLLTFSFGVVSLFANELLLWEDCIWIGLERNAQLKLEKTKQGLFPILLNEKWKQYLPKLGVHYFGIFSRNREQLDQEYRDVRLQIQQLLYDGGEIEREKQKIEIKQLIQAEEKKILREKIIQTISLAYLHLNKRIIIDSLYDLRIERYHLEQKKLNLEVQTQLIPTFESKSIKQWELDFFAKRIHSQALKESSILELKQKMFLDPNESLALEPGITERIEIFQPTSFPIEVDMNHPIRKKNRLQFELASLEEESLNNDWKPKLVLGGYIGRNGNYGFPLQNEVYGVSLGFQTNLGGSSFVSNTQNGFQSEGNGIQRIPGYGPQAVGPGENGFQSGTIGIFDEVGREKKRFDSQLSQFQIRLEKEQSELNLRNNSKSIEVKLNEEYKQYSLYMEFVKFAFESLKQKREEKKSNLISELEYLKAEEEVFVALEQSIEHYFNYISTSLELVILLGEDPFNNRYFRLHNSKFHSDFTILLRDWKNLLPIENLQKREPKKQKQTPFLLEE, translated from the coding sequence ATGTGGCGTATATTTGGAACCTCTCTTTTGACCTTCTCTTTCGGAGTAGTATCTTTGTTCGCAAATGAGCTATTGTTATGGGAAGATTGTATTTGGATAGGACTCGAACGAAATGCACAATTGAAATTGGAAAAAACGAAGCAAGGATTATTCCCGATTTTACTGAATGAAAAATGGAAACAATATCTTCCTAAATTAGGAGTTCATTATTTTGGAATTTTCTCTAGGAACAGGGAACAATTGGACCAAGAATACCGAGATGTTCGGCTTCAAATCCAACAATTATTGTATGATGGAGGAGAAATTGAGCGAGAAAAACAAAAAATAGAAATCAAACAACTCATCCAAGCAGAAGAAAAAAAAATCCTACGGGAAAAAATCATTCAAACGATCTCTCTTGCATATTTGCATTTAAATAAAAGAATCATAATCGATTCACTTTATGATCTAAGAATTGAACGATACCACCTAGAACAAAAGAAATTAAATTTAGAAGTTCAAACTCAATTAATACCAACATTCGAATCCAAATCAATCAAACAATGGGAACTAGATTTTTTTGCAAAAAGGATTCATTCACAAGCATTAAAGGAATCATCGATTCTCGAACTCAAACAAAAGATGTTCCTTGATCCCAACGAAAGTTTGGCATTGGAACCTGGAATTACTGAGAGAATAGAAATATTCCAACCGACCTCTTTTCCAATCGAAGTGGATATGAACCACCCAATCCGAAAAAAAAATAGGTTACAATTTGAACTTGCTAGCTTGGAAGAAGAGTCTTTAAACAATGATTGGAAACCAAAACTGGTATTAGGCGGTTATATAGGTAGGAATGGGAACTATGGTTTCCCGTTACAAAATGAAGTGTATGGAGTGAGTCTGGGATTTCAGACGAACTTGGGTGGGTCAAGTTTTGTATCCAACACTCAAAATGGATTCCAATCCGAAGGGAATGGAATCCAAAGGATTCCAGGCTATGGGCCCCAAGCAGTTGGTCCTGGAGAAAATGGTTTTCAAAGTGGAACCATTGGAATTTTCGATGAAGTGGGTCGTGAGAAAAAACGGTTTGATTCTCAATTATCACAATTTCAAATCCGTTTGGAAAAAGAACAATCCGAACTAAACTTAAGAAATAATTCAAAATCAATCGAAGTAAAGTTAAATGAGGAATACAAACAATATTCTTTATATATGGAGTTTGTTAAGTTTGCATTTGAATCTCTCAAACAAAAACGAGAGGAAAAAAAATCAAACCTCATCTCGGAATTGGAATATTTAAAGGCGGAAGAAGAGGTATTTGTCGCCTTAGAACAAAGTATCGAACATTATTTTAATTACATTTCGACTTCTTTAGAATTGGTGATTCTTTTGGGAGAGGATCCTTTTAATAATCGTTACTTCCGATTACATAATTCAAAATTCCATAGTGATTTTACAATTCTACTCAGAGATTGGAAAAACCTATTGCCAATAGAAAATTTACAAAAGAGGGAACCAAAAAAACAAAAACAAACCCCATTCCTATTGGAGGAATGA